From Sphingopyxis sp. MWB1, a single genomic window includes:
- a CDS encoding MFS transporter, with the protein MTSLTATDDHRHAKWNVACAFIIFFAVLGIPAIMIPVLYGPIIDETGWSRGDVALLSSLKFGAGAIAAYLTGPLVERYGVRPVTIICSILSGIALLMMVGVDSLWTLYAVGIFLGISALGVATAMKILVSQWFSRNQGLAIGIALMGISVAGVIVPYITTLLSQAYGWRMACAIMSLGIWGIALPLFIMRARERSTEQATAAVQQLALDHPDAPGFADIRFTRFFITAAIINVLIGMVDHGMSTHLIIYLDRDVQLGAGVAALGFSAVMVMSNIGKAGYGWLFDRFSVRGVAFCWFVVAAGVALTFPIAGTATMLLFAFIYGPTQGGMMINVPILAKHVFGPRAMARAIAVLTTFFMAGSAIGPALAGYLYDATGSYHLPFAIFIVSALVAGVLALTIRPAFRPMPEEGGKLAPAN; encoded by the coding sequence ATGACCAGTTTAACCGCGACGGACGACCACCGCCATGCAAAGTGGAATGTCGCTTGCGCCTTTATCATTTTCTTTGCGGTGCTGGGCATTCCGGCCATTATGATACCCGTATTATACGGGCCAATCATTGACGAAACGGGCTGGTCTCGCGGTGACGTCGCCTTATTAAGTTCCCTGAAATTCGGCGCGGGCGCTATCGCCGCATATCTCACTGGCCCGTTGGTAGAGCGCTACGGGGTGCGCCCCGTCACTATCATATGCTCCATTTTATCGGGAATCGCGCTGCTAATGATGGTCGGTGTGGACAGCCTTTGGACCCTCTACGCCGTTGGCATCTTTCTGGGCATCAGCGCCCTGGGGGTCGCAACCGCCATGAAAATCCTCGTGTCGCAATGGTTTTCGCGTAACCAGGGGCTCGCGATCGGCATAGCGCTGATGGGCATCAGCGTCGCTGGGGTTATTGTGCCTTATATCACCACGCTGCTTTCCCAGGCCTATGGCTGGCGCATGGCATGCGCCATTATGAGCCTTGGCATATGGGGCATTGCCCTTCCGCTCTTTATCATGCGCGCCCGTGAACGCAGCACGGAACAAGCGACCGCTGCGGTACAACAACTGGCGCTGGATCATCCCGACGCCCCAGGTTTTGCCGACATTCGCTTCACGCGCTTTTTCATCACTGCGGCGATCATCAACGTGCTGATCGGCATGGTCGACCATGGCATGTCGACCCATCTTATCATCTATCTCGACCGCGATGTTCAATTGGGCGCCGGAGTGGCCGCGCTCGGCTTTTCGGCGGTGATGGTAATGAGCAATATCGGCAAAGCCGGTTATGGCTGGCTGTTCGACCGCTTCTCGGTTCGCGGCGTCGCCTTTTGCTGGTTCGTCGTCGCGGCCGGGGTCGCGCTGACCTTCCCCATCGCCGGGACCGCGACGATGCTTCTTTTCGCATTCATATATGGCCCCACCCAGGGCGGCATGATGATCAACGTGCCCATTCTGGCGAAACATGTGTTCGGTCCGCGCGCCATGGCGCGCGCGATCGCGGTGCTGACCACCTTTTTCATGGCGGGCAGCGCGATCGGCCCCGCGCTGGCAGGATATCTGTATGACGCCACCGGGTCCTATCACCTGCCCTTTGCGATCTTCATCGTGTCGGCGCTGGTGGCGGGCGTGCTAGCGCTGACTATCCGCCCCGCCTTTCGGCCGATGCCCGAAGAAGGCGGAAAACTAGCCCCCGCGAACTGA
- a CDS encoding MFS transporter: MTSTTATPAGASQTDPATLRRAIAASALGNATEWFDYGIYAYGVTYISAALFPGSVEEATLFALATFAISFLVRPLGGLFWGPLGDRIGRKSVLALTILMMAGATLGVGLIPSYDSIGFWAPTLLIILRMIQGFSTGGEYGGAATFMAEYAPDDRRGFFGSFLEFGTLAGFSLGAILMLGFSLLLGDAAMHDWGWRIPFLVAAPMGLIGMYLRSRMDDTPIFVEESVVAEGRAAPGIGAIMRDYWRPLLVVGGLVVALNVVNYTLLSYMPTYLQRRIGLSNEEALIVPIIGMLFMMIFLPFAGALSDRIGRKPMWRWSLIGLFVMVTPLYILIGTGFWGAVIGFMLLGLLYVPQLATISATFPAMFPTSVRFAGFAIAYNISTSIFGGTAPAIGSALISATGDYLMPAYYMMLACIVGLIALRFMPESAGRSLRSDLFAKSPEPQIA; the protein is encoded by the coding sequence ATGACATCGACCACTGCCACCCCTGCGGGGGCCTCGCAAACAGACCCGGCGACGCTGCGCCGCGCCATCGCGGCCTCTGCGCTCGGCAATGCGACCGAATGGTTCGATTATGGCATTTACGCTTATGGTGTGACCTATATTTCCGCCGCGCTTTTTCCGGGCAGCGTAGAGGAAGCGACGCTGTTTGCGCTCGCGACCTTTGCCATTTCCTTTCTGGTGCGCCCGCTCGGCGGGCTGTTCTGGGGGCCGCTCGGCGACCGGATTGGACGCAAGTCGGTGCTGGCGCTCACCATCCTGATGATGGCGGGGGCAACCCTCGGCGTCGGGCTGATCCCTTCCTATGACAGCATTGGTTTCTGGGCGCCGACGCTGCTCATCATCCTGCGCATGATTCAGGGCTTTTCGACCGGCGGCGAATATGGCGGCGCGGCGACCTTCATGGCCGAATATGCCCCCGATGACCGACGCGGTTTCTTCGGCAGCTTTTTGGAATTCGGGACGCTTGCGGGCTTTTCGCTGGGCGCCATCCTCATGCTCGGCTTTTCGCTTCTGCTGGGGGATGCGGCCATGCACGATTGGGGATGGCGCATTCCCTTCCTAGTCGCCGCACCCATGGGGCTGATTGGCATGTATCTGCGTTCGCGCATGGACGATACGCCGATTTTCGTGGAGGAATCGGTCGTGGCCGAAGGACGGGCCGCCCCCGGTATTGGCGCCATCATGCGCGATTATTGGCGCCCCTTGCTCGTTGTAGGTGGTCTCGTCGTCGCGCTCAACGTCGTTAATTATACGCTGCTCAGCTATATGCCGACCTATCTTCAGCGGCGCATCGGCCTCTCGAATGAAGAGGCTTTGATCGTGCCGATTATCGGCATGCTGTTCATGATGATCTTCCTGCCCTTTGCCGGCGCCTTGTCCGACCGCATTGGACGCAAGCCGATGTGGCGCTGGTCGCTGATCGGCCTCTTCGTGATGGTGACGCCGCTCTATATATTGATCGGCACCGGTTTTTGGGGCGCGGTGATCGGTTTTATGCTGCTTGGCCTGCTTTACGTACCGCAGCTTGCGACGATTTCAGCGACCTTTCCGGCGATGTTCCCGACCAGCGTGCGGTTTGCCGGTTTTGCCATCGCCTATAATATTTCGACCTCGATCTTCGGCGGGACAGCTCCTGCCATTGGCAGCGCATTGATCAGCGCGACGGGCGATTATCTGATGCCGGCCTATTATATGATGCTGGCCTGCATCGTCGGCCTGATCGCGCTGCGCTTCATGCCTGAAAGCGCGGGGCGTTCGCTCCGCAGCGACTTGTTCGCAAAGTCCCCGGAACCGCAGATCGCCTGA
- a CDS encoding thiamine pyrophosphate-binding protein → MATVVKMEASDSNRATRMTGGDALVAGLHRWGVDTVFGVPGVQLDEFFDGLSRGGGDIRLYHTRHEQGAAYMALGYAMVTGKPGVCAVVPGPGVLNAGAALSTAYACNARVLCLTSTVQSALIDRRYGALHEINDQTGLLRNLSKWSARATCASEIPALLDEAFCQLMSGRPQPVSLEVPPDILAQTAMIAYPDALPWLANPILDPEQIARAAALCADAKNPMIVVGSGALEAREEIRALAELLQAPVVSRHMGRGTLRADDDYALPAAAALPHWAEVDLAIGIGTRLTQLREWGMDDALKVLRIDLDQAEITRIAPPTLGICADAAEATAALNAELASRNVQRAPRVEEFRAIKQAFRDEVERDIQPQVGYLDVIREAMADDDIFVDEMTQVGYAARYALPIYEPRTYVCSSYQGTLGYGYATALGAQVGAGKRRVISVNGDGGFMYTMPELASAVLHKIPLIAIVFADGNFGNVRRIQANKYAGRVIASHLHNPDFVELARNFGAVGIRAEGAEGLRAALEEAKAADGPVLIEVPMNLETTASPWKHVHGRKVR, encoded by the coding sequence ATGGCCACCGTAGTGAAGATGGAAGCAAGCGATTCGAACCGGGCGACCCGCATGACGGGCGGCGACGCACTCGTCGCGGGCCTGCACCGTTGGGGCGTCGACACGGTCTTCGGGGTTCCGGGCGTCCAGCTCGACGAATTTTTCGATGGCCTGTCGCGCGGCGGCGGCGACATCCGCCTGTACCACACGCGCCATGAACAGGGCGCCGCCTATATGGCGCTGGGCTATGCCATGGTCACGGGCAAGCCCGGCGTGTGCGCGGTCGTCCCCGGTCCCGGCGTGCTGAACGCTGGCGCCGCGCTGTCGACCGCCTATGCCTGCAACGCCCGCGTCCTGTGCCTGACGAGTACGGTGCAAAGCGCGCTGATCGACCGCCGTTATGGCGCGCTGCACGAGATCAACGACCAGACGGGCCTGCTGCGCAACCTGTCGAAGTGGAGCGCGCGCGCCACCTGTGCCAGCGAGATCCCCGCGCTGCTCGACGAAGCGTTCTGCCAGCTGATGTCGGGCCGTCCGCAGCCCGTATCGCTGGAAGTGCCGCCCGACATTCTGGCGCAGACCGCGATGATCGCTTACCCCGACGCGCTGCCGTGGCTGGCCAACCCGATCCTCGACCCCGAACAGATCGCCCGTGCCGCCGCGCTGTGCGCCGATGCGAAGAATCCGATGATCGTCGTGGGTTCGGGCGCGCTGGAAGCGCGCGAGGAAATCCGCGCGCTCGCCGAACTGCTGCAAGCGCCGGTGGTCAGCCGCCACATGGGCCGCGGTACGCTGCGCGCCGACGATGATTATGCGCTGCCCGCCGCCGCCGCCCTGCCCCATTGGGCAGAGGTCGACCTGGCAATCGGCATCGGCACCCGCCTGACCCAGCTTCGCGAATGGGGCATGGACGACGCGCTGAAGGTGCTGCGCATCGACCTGGACCAGGCCGAGATCACCCGCATCGCGCCGCCGACCCTGGGCATATGCGCCGACGCCGCCGAAGCGACCGCGGCGCTGAACGCCGAACTGGCATCGCGCAACGTCCAGCGCGCACCGCGCGTCGAGGAATTTCGTGCAATCAAGCAGGCGTTTCGCGACGAGGTGGAACGCGATATCCAGCCGCAGGTCGGTTATCTGGACGTCATCCGCGAAGCGATGGCCGACGATGACATCTTCGTCGATGAGATGACGCAGGTGGGCTATGCCGCGCGCTATGCGTTGCCGATCTATGAGCCACGCACCTATGTCTGCTCCAGCTATCAGGGCACGCTGGGCTATGGCTATGCCACCGCGCTGGGCGCGCAGGTCGGCGCGGGCAAGCGCCGCGTCATCTCGGTCAACGGCGACGGCGGCTTCATGTACACCATGCCCGAACTCGCGAGCGCGGTGCTGCACAAGATCCCGCTGATCGCGATCGTCTTTGCCGACGGCAATTTCGGCAATGTGCGCCGCATCCAGGCCAATAAATATGCAGGCCGCGTGATCGCTTCGCACCTGCACAACCCCGATTTCGTCGAACTGGCGCGCAATTTCGGCGCGGTCGGCATCCGTGCCGAAGGCGCCGAAGGGCTGCGCGCGGCGCTGGAAGAAGCAAAGGCCGCCGACGGTCCGGTGCTGATCGAGGTTCCAATGAATCTGGAAACCACCGCATCGCCGTGGAAGCATGTCCACGGCCGCAAGGTCCGCTGA
- a CDS encoding MFS transporter, whose translation MLAIIQPVRSLLVAIFTLMAGSGFLSTLIGLRLERAGSSTIVIGLVATAYFAGLVVGAVRAGDVVRQVGHIRAFAAFVALLSASTLTYALYQHPLLWGFLRVIDGICVAGVFVCLESWLNDRAEPETRGSVLASYMVVLYLGQAVGQILLRSGGSAPAVPFELASILISLAIIPICLTRAAAPHLGEAASLPIRRLFEASPLGVVGAGITGLLLGAFYGLAAIYARRTGLSLGDTANFMMIVILGGVALQWPLGHLSDLYDRRRVLVGGFGITGAVTLAMAFQPAQPWLLLILGFLFGGLSFALYPLSVAHANDRLEASERVTASGQLVLLYSAGAALGPLGAAAAMTFTGPGGLFFFIALCAAAMFAFGLWRLAASDAVPVEGQQDFQILPRTTPVAALLDPAGPEEEAPEAPPPTT comes from the coding sequence ATGCTTGCAATCATCCAGCCCGTTCGCAGCCTGCTTGTCGCCATTTTCACCCTGATGGCGGGAAGTGGCTTTTTATCCACCCTGATCGGTTTGCGACTGGAGCGGGCGGGAAGCAGTACGATTGTGATCGGCCTGGTCGCCACCGCCTATTTTGCGGGGCTGGTGGTGGGGGCTGTCCGGGCAGGCGATGTCGTGCGGCAAGTGGGGCATATTCGCGCCTTTGCCGCCTTTGTCGCCCTTTTGTCGGCGAGCACGCTGACCTATGCGCTCTATCAGCATCCGCTGCTCTGGGGTTTTCTCCGCGTTATCGACGGCATTTGTGTGGCGGGGGTGTTCGTCTGCCTTGAAAGCTGGCTCAACGACCGCGCCGAGCCGGAAACACGGGGCAGCGTCCTCGCTTCCTATATGGTCGTCCTTTATCTGGGGCAGGCGGTGGGGCAGATTCTGTTGCGGTCGGGCGGTTCGGCGCCGGCGGTGCCGTTCGAGCTGGCGTCGATCCTCATATCGCTTGCGATCATCCCCATCTGCCTGACGCGCGCGGCGGCGCCGCATCTGGGCGAAGCGGCATCGCTTCCCATCCGCCGCCTGTTTGAAGCATCGCCGCTGGGGGTCGTGGGGGCGGGGATCACCGGTTTGCTGCTGGGGGCCTTTTACGGCCTCGCCGCCATTTATGCGCGGCGGACCGGGCTGTCGCTGGGCGATACCGCCAATTTCATGATGATCGTTATTCTGGGGGGCGTCGCGCTGCAATGGCCGCTGGGTCATTTGTCCGACCTTTATGACCGGCGGCGCGTCCTCGTGGGCGGTTTCGGTATTACCGGGGCGGTGACGCTTGCAATGGCCTTTCAGCCTGCACAGCCGTGGCTGTTACTGATCCTCGGTTTCCTGTTCGGGGGATTGAGCTTTGCGCTATATCCGCTGAGCGTTGCCCATGCGAATGACCGGTTGGAAGCGTCGGAGCGGGTGACGGCGAGCGGGCAGCTTGTCCTTCTCTATTCGGCCGGGGCCGCGCTGGGGCCTCTGGGCGCCGCAGCCGCCATGACCTTCACCGGGCCGGGCGGGCTCTTCTTCTTCATCGCCCTGTGCGCCGCCGCCATGTTTGCCTTTGGCCTGTGGCGTCTGGCGGCCAGCGATGCGGTTCCCGTCGAAGGCCAGCAGGATTTCCAGATACTCCCGCGTACCACGCCGGTGGCCGCCTTGCTCGACCCCGCCGGACCCGAAGAGGAGGCGCCCGAGGCGCCGCCCCCAACAACATAA
- the argE gene encoding acetylornithine deacetylase, with the protein MHGATSRRRPSDATVAMLGRLVAFPTVSRDSNLELIHYVRGYLADHGVASRLTHNSEGNKANLFATIGAGEGGLLLSGHSDVVPVAGQAWASDPFVLTERDGRLYGRGTCDMKGFIAVVLAKVPMLAARAGGSPFHIALSFDEEIGCKGVGHLIADLGEQDVSPAGCIVGEPTDMNVVVGHKDGTAWRCTVEGREVHSSLAPHDVNAIEYAARLIVKIREIAERLEREEPRHSGYEIPFSTLQTGVIEGGQASNIVPRHCSFRFDVRTLPATESAKLIAEIRGYAERDLLPAMRRVAPDAAIRIEQLGRVPGFAIDPEAPLVRHVQRAARSNAAPGHVAFGSEAGLFQEAAIPSVICGPGSIAQAHQPDEYVTLDQLARCEAFIDRLADTPWRRLKGMPHVRTRNISTY; encoded by the coding sequence ATGCACGGGGCCACCAGCCGCCGGCGCCCGTCCGACGCGACGGTAGCGATGCTGGGCCGGTTGGTGGCCTTTCCCACGGTCAGCCGCGATTCCAATCTGGAGCTGATCCATTATGTCCGCGGCTATCTGGCGGACCATGGCGTCGCGAGCCGCCTCACCCACAATAGCGAGGGCAATAAGGCCAATTTGTTCGCGACGATCGGCGCGGGCGAAGGCGGCCTGTTGTTGTCGGGGCATAGCGATGTCGTCCCGGTCGCGGGACAGGCATGGGCCAGCGATCCCTTTGTCCTGACCGAGCGCGACGGCCGCCTTTACGGGCGCGGCACCTGCGACATGAAGGGATTTATCGCGGTCGTGCTGGCGAAAGTGCCTATGCTCGCCGCGCGCGCGGGCGGCAGTCCCTTTCATATCGCGCTGTCTTTTGACGAGGAAATCGGCTGCAAGGGCGTCGGCCATCTGATCGCCGACCTTGGCGAACAGGATGTTAGCCCCGCTGGCTGTATCGTCGGCGAACCCACCGACATGAATGTCGTCGTCGGGCACAAGGACGGCACCGCCTGGCGCTGTACGGTCGAGGGGCGCGAGGTCCACAGCTCGCTGGCCCCGCACGATGTCAACGCCATCGAATATGCCGCGCGGCTAATCGTCAAGATCCGCGAAATTGCCGAGCGGCTGGAGCGCGAGGAACCGCGCCATTCGGGTTATGAAATCCCCTTTTCCACCCTGCAGACCGGGGTGATCGAGGGCGGTCAGGCGAGCAATATCGTGCCTCGCCATTGCAGCTTTCGTTTCGACGTCCGCACCCTGCCGGCAACGGAGAGCGCCAAACTGATCGCCGAGATTCGCGGCTATGCCGAGCGCGACCTGCTTCCCGCGATGCGCCGGGTCGCCCCCGACGCTGCGATCCGCATCGAACAGCTGGGGCGCGTGCCCGGCTTTGCCATCGACCCCGAAGCGCCGCTGGTCCGCCATGTCCAGCGCGCCGCGCGCAGCAATGCCGCGCCCGGCCATGTCGCCTTTGGCTCCGAAGCCGGATTGTTTCAGGAAGCCGCAATCCCCTCGGTAATCTGCGGCCCCGGGTCGATCGCACAGGCGCACCAGCCCGACGAATATGTCACGCTGGACCAACTCGCGCGCTGCGAAGCCTTTATCGACCGGTTGGCCGACACCCCCTGGCGGCGCCTGAAAGGAATGCCCCATGTCAGAACGCGCAACATATCGACTTATTAG
- a CDS encoding IclR family transcriptional regulator: protein MDSRDVRRRAPQATSAKIEAVATASAIIDFLAESEQPVGVQHTAATLGMTKSRASRHLANLESLGLVMRNPSGRGFQLGWRVMRWGQIASARLDFARTLEESLQQLGARINRTVLLCAPAGGDAIVVNCIPAQSGIRIDVKIGLVLSLPHSPTARVCYAFQQREQRQAQLAELQAREPDFRVENEAQFMRQVADIQRNYYCWDRDKYGLGYAAIAAPVFNQNAELVAAIAIMLPSSELDSSLGDHVRELLISAERCSRLLRSRMKYPIPPMR from the coding sequence ATGGATAGCAGGGATGTCCGCCGCCGCGCACCGCAGGCCACTTCCGCCAAGATCGAGGCGGTGGCGACCGCGTCGGCGATCATCGATTTCCTGGCCGAGAGCGAGCAGCCGGTCGGCGTCCAGCATACCGCCGCGACATTGGGCATGACCAAATCGCGCGCGTCGCGCCACCTGGCCAATCTGGAATCGCTGGGGCTGGTGATGCGCAATCCCAGCGGGCGCGGTTTCCAGCTGGGCTGGCGGGTGATGCGCTGGGGTCAGATTGCGTCGGCGCGGCTGGACTTTGCCCGCACGCTGGAAGAGTCGTTGCAGCAATTGGGTGCGCGGATCAATCGCACGGTCCTGCTGTGCGCGCCCGCGGGCGGCGACGCGATCGTTGTCAATTGCATCCCGGCGCAATCGGGGATCCGCATCGACGTCAAGATCGGGCTGGTACTGAGCCTGCCTCATTCACCGACTGCGCGCGTCTGTTACGCCTTTCAGCAGCGCGAACAGCGACAGGCGCAGCTGGCCGAACTGCAAGCGCGCGAGCCCGATTTCCGGGTGGAGAATGAGGCGCAGTTCATGCGCCAGGTCGCCGATATCCAGCGCAACTATTATTGTTGGGACCGCGACAAATATGGGCTGGGCTATGCCGCCATCGCGGCGCCGGTGTTCAACCAGAACGCCGAACTGGTCGCCGCAATCGCGATCATGCTGCCATCGTCCGAACTCGACAGCTCGCTGGGCGACCATGTCCGCGAGCTTTTGATTTCGGCAGAACGCTGTTCGCGGCTGCTGCGGTCGCGGATGAAATATCCTATTCCCCCTATGCGATGA
- a CDS encoding aspartate kinase, producing MTGQHTVEKIGGTSMAATATLFDNVLIAGRSGADLYNRIVVVSAYAGITNLLLEDKKTGEPGVYGRFVADDEGAQGWVDAMAAVRSAMRDRNAAMFAREESRAEADQFVDERLDAVSACLDDLARLRSHGRFCVKEQLVTARELLAGLGEAHSAHSTALLLRDRDVNALLVDLTAWDQDDLRTLDERIEEAFADIDLTTTLPIVTGYAGCQGGMVRRFSRGYTEMTFSRIAVLTGAREAIIHKEFHLSSADPKLVGEDKARKIGRTNYDVADQLANLGMEAIHPGAGRGLRQTDIPLRVRNTFDREDPGTVVSGKYVSDVPRVEIVTGIRQMQALQFFEQDMVGVKGYDAAILDSLTRHGIWIVSKSSNANTITHYLSASADAVKKVIADLQKQYPDAAISAQAVAMVSVIGSDISRPGLVPDALLALEEAGIDMIAMQHQIRNVDVQFIVPSRDFEKAIVALHKALVEDEEGAAEGRCAA from the coding sequence ATGACCGGTCAGCATACCGTCGAGAAGATTGGCGGCACATCGATGGCGGCCACCGCCACCCTGTTCGACAACGTCCTGATTGCGGGACGATCGGGCGCCGATCTTTACAACCGTATCGTGGTCGTTTCGGCCTATGCGGGGATCACCAACTTGCTTCTTGAGGACAAGAAGACCGGCGAACCCGGCGTTTACGGCCGCTTCGTCGCCGATGACGAAGGCGCGCAGGGCTGGGTCGACGCGATGGCCGCCGTGCGTAGCGCCATGCGCGACCGCAACGCCGCCATGTTCGCGCGTGAGGAAAGCCGGGCGGAGGCCGATCAATTTGTCGATGAACGCCTCGACGCCGTTTCGGCCTGCCTCGACGATCTGGCACGGCTCCGCAGCCATGGGCGCTTTTGCGTCAAGGAACAGCTTGTCACGGCGCGCGAATTGCTGGCGGGGCTGGGCGAGGCGCATAGCGCGCACAGCACCGCGCTGTTACTGCGCGACCGCGACGTCAACGCCCTGCTGGTCGATCTGACCGCCTGGGACCAGGATGATTTGCGGACGCTTGATGAACGGATCGAAGAGGCATTTGCCGATATCGACCTGACGACGACGCTGCCGATCGTCACCGGCTATGCAGGCTGTCAGGGCGGGATGGTCCGGCGTTTCTCGCGCGGCTATACCGAAATGACCTTCTCGCGCATTGCCGTTTTGACTGGCGCGCGCGAGGCGATCATTCACAAGGAATTTCACCTGTCGAGCGCCGATCCCAAGCTGGTGGGCGAGGACAAGGCGCGCAAGATCGGCCGCACCAATTATGACGTCGCCGACCAGCTCGCCAATCTGGGGATGGAGGCGATCCATCCGGGAGCTGGGCGCGGTCTGCGCCAGACCGACATTCCGCTGCGGGTTCGCAATACGTTCGACCGCGAGGATCCGGGCACGGTGGTTTCGGGCAAATATGTCTCCGATGTGCCGCGCGTCGAAATTGTCACCGGCATTCGCCAGATGCAGGCGCTGCAATTTTTCGAACAGGATATGGTGGGGGTAAAGGGCTATGACGCCGCTATCCTCGATTCCCTGACGCGGCATGGCATCTGGATTGTCAGCAAATCGTCGAATGCCAACACCATCACCCATTATCTGTCGGCGAGCGCCGATGCGGTGAAGAAGGTGATCGCCGATCTGCAGAAGCAATATCCCGACGCCGCCATTTCGGCGCAAGCGGTGGCGATGGTGTCGGTGATCGGCAGCGATATTTCGCGTCCCGGCCTTGTCCCCGACGCCTTGCTCGCGCTCGAAGAGGCGGGGATCGACATGATCGCGATGCAGCACCAGATTCGCAATGTCGACGTGCAATTTATTGTTCCCAGCCGGGATTTTGAAAAAGCGATCGTCGCGCTTCACAAGGCGCTGGTCGAGGATGAGGAAGGCGCGGCGGAAGGTCGTTGCGCCGCCTGA